Proteins encoded together in one Thermomonospora curvata DSM 43183 window:
- the hisG gene encoding ATP phosphoribosyltransferase — MLSLVLPKGSLEKATMELFDAADLTVRRSSDRDYRASIDDPRIDRVRVLRPQEIPTYIEQGLFDLGITGRDWITETDSDVVSLGQLQYSKATSNPVRVVMAVPKDAPWQKVSDLPEGVRISTEFPSLTQRFLEKHGVKATVVPSYGATEAKVPDIVDAIVDLTETGSSLRKNGLRILDTLLTSYTELVANRQSYEDEAKRAAMEDIALLLQGAIRARGNVLLKLNVSAADLQAVLDIMPAMSSPTVTSLAGGEAHAVESVVAKKGVNTLIPALKAAGARDILEIPISKIVD, encoded by the coding sequence GTGCTGTCCCTCGTCCTGCCCAAGGGGTCCCTGGAGAAGGCGACCATGGAGCTGTTCGACGCGGCGGACCTGACCGTCCGCCGCTCCTCGGACCGCGACTACCGCGCCTCCATCGACGACCCCCGCATCGACCGGGTGCGCGTGCTGCGCCCCCAGGAGATCCCCACCTACATCGAGCAGGGCCTGTTCGACCTGGGCATCACCGGCCGCGACTGGATCACCGAGACCGACTCCGATGTGGTCAGCCTCGGCCAGCTGCAGTACTCCAAGGCCACCTCCAACCCGGTGCGGGTGGTCATGGCGGTGCCCAAGGACGCCCCCTGGCAGAAGGTCTCCGACCTGCCCGAAGGGGTGCGGATCTCCACCGAGTTCCCCTCGCTGACCCAGCGGTTCCTGGAAAAGCACGGCGTCAAGGCCACCGTGGTGCCCTCCTACGGCGCCACCGAGGCCAAGGTCCCCGACATCGTGGATGCGATCGTGGACCTGACCGAGACCGGCTCCTCGCTCCGCAAGAACGGCCTGCGCATCCTGGACACCCTGCTGACCAGCTACACCGAGCTGGTGGCCAACCGCCAGTCCTATGAGGACGAGGCCAAGCGCGCCGCGATGGAGGACATCGCGCTGCTGCTGCAGGGCGCCATCCGGGCCCGCGGCAACGTGCTGCTGAAGCTGAACGTCTCGGCCGCCGACCTGCAGGCCGTGCTGGACATCATGCCCGCCATGTCCTCGCCGACGGTGACCTCGCTGGCCGGCGGCGAGGCGCACGCGGTGGAGAGCGTGGTCGCCAAGAAGGGCGTCAACACCCTGATCCCCGCCCTCAAGGCGGCCGGGGCCCGCGACATCCTCGAGATCCCCATTTCCAAGATCGTTGACTGA
- the ribH gene encoding 6,7-dimethyl-8-ribityllumazine synthase, translating into MSGLGRPELTSVNAAELTLGIACTRWHSQITDQLLERAVLAAKECGIDEPVVVRVAGALELPVIAQQLARDLDAVVCLGAVIRGETAHFDYVCDSVTAGLTRVALDEATPVGNGVLTCDTIEQALDRSGLPDSREDKGWEATVAALDTALTLRGLRHHGPAGHLSEHLSS; encoded by the coding sequence ATGAGCGGCCTCGGACGCCCCGAGCTGACCAGCGTGAACGCCGCCGAGCTGACCTTGGGCATCGCCTGCACCCGCTGGCACTCCCAGATCACCGATCAGCTGCTGGAGCGGGCCGTGCTGGCGGCCAAGGAGTGCGGCATCGACGAGCCGGTGGTGGTCCGCGTGGCCGGCGCCCTGGAGCTGCCGGTGATCGCCCAGCAGCTGGCCCGCGACCTGGACGCGGTGGTCTGCCTGGGCGCGGTCATCCGGGGGGAGACGGCGCATTTCGACTACGTCTGCGACTCCGTTACCGCGGGTTTGACGAGGGTTGCCCTCGATGAGGCCACACCGGTGGGCAATGGAGTCCTCACATGTGACACCATTGAGCAGGCACTGGATCGCAGCGGGCTGCCGGACAGCCGCGAGGACAAGGGATGGGAGGCGACTGTGGCCGCTCTTGACACGGCTCTGACCCTGCGAGGTCTGCGGCACCACGGTCCCGCCGGGCATCTTTCGGAGCATTTGAGCTCCTGA
- a CDS encoding bifunctional 3,4-dihydroxy-2-butanone-4-phosphate synthase/GTP cyclohydrolase II, with translation MIGDVMDEVTGEETGGGIFDSVEEALADIAAGKAVVVVDDEDRENEGDIIFAAAKATPELLAFTIRHTSGVICVPMLGQELDRLQIPLMTTQNGDRMRTAFTVSVDAREGISTGISAADRAHTIRLLSDPATGPEDIVRPGHIFPLRYHEGGVLVRRGHTEAAVDLARLAGLPPAGVLAEVVNDDGTMARLPELQVFAKEHGLKLISIEQLVEYRKRTETMVRREVETRLPNRYGIWRAVGFSSAIDGGEHVALVYGDIGDGENLLVRAHSECLTGDVLHSERCDCGAQLDAAMEAISAEGRGVILYLRGHEGRGIGLLAKLKAYALQDQGHDTVDANLELGLPADAREYSNAAQMLLDLGARSIRVLTNNPAKLTGLEGFGLRVLGRVPMPVVVTEHNRRYLTVKRDRLGHRIDGLA, from the coding sequence ATGATCGGCGATGTGATGGACGAGGTGACGGGCGAGGAGACCGGCGGCGGGATCTTCGACTCCGTCGAGGAGGCGCTGGCCGACATCGCGGCCGGCAAGGCGGTCGTGGTGGTCGACGACGAGGACCGCGAAAACGAAGGCGACATCATCTTCGCCGCCGCCAAGGCCACCCCCGAGCTGCTGGCCTTCACCATCCGCCACACCAGCGGGGTGATCTGCGTGCCGATGCTGGGCCAGGAGCTGGACCGGCTGCAGATCCCGCTGATGACGACGCAGAACGGCGACCGGATGCGCACCGCCTTCACCGTCAGCGTGGACGCCCGCGAAGGCATCAGCACCGGCATCTCGGCGGCCGACCGCGCCCACACCATCCGCCTGCTGAGCGACCCGGCCACCGGGCCGGAGGACATCGTCCGCCCCGGGCACATCTTCCCGCTGCGCTACCACGAGGGCGGGGTGCTGGTCCGCCGCGGCCACACCGAGGCGGCCGTGGACCTGGCCCGGCTGGCCGGGCTGCCCCCCGCCGGCGTGCTGGCCGAGGTGGTCAACGACGACGGCACCATGGCCCGCCTGCCGGAGCTGCAGGTCTTCGCCAAGGAGCACGGCCTGAAGCTGATCTCCATCGAGCAGCTGGTGGAGTACCGCAAGCGCACCGAGACCATGGTGCGCCGCGAGGTGGAGACCCGCCTGCCCAACCGGTACGGCATCTGGCGCGCGGTCGGCTTCTCCAGCGCCATCGACGGCGGCGAGCACGTGGCGCTGGTCTACGGCGACATCGGCGACGGGGAGAACCTGCTGGTGCGCGCCCACTCCGAATGCCTGACCGGGGACGTGCTGCACTCGGAGCGCTGCGACTGCGGCGCCCAGCTGGACGCCGCCATGGAGGCCATCTCCGCCGAGGGCCGCGGCGTCATCCTCTACCTGCGCGGCCACGAGGGCCGCGGCATCGGGCTGCTGGCCAAGCTCAAGGCCTACGCCCTGCAGGACCAGGGCCACGACACCGTCGACGCCAATCTGGAGCTGGGGCTGCCCGCCGACGCCCGCGAGTACTCCAACGCCGCGCAGATGCTGCTGGACCTGGGCGCCCGCTCCATCCGGGTGCTGACCAACAACCCCGCCAAGCTCACCGGGCTGGAGGGCTTCGGGCTGCGGGTGCTGGGACGGGTGCCGATGCCCGTCGTGGTCACCGAGCACAACCGGCGCTACCTGACCGTCAAGCGCGACCGCCTGGGCCACCGCATCGACGGCCTGGCGTGA
- a CDS encoding riboflavin synthase codes for MFTGIVEELGEVVAVEPAGDSARLTVRGPLVTQDAVHGASIAVNGVCLTVVEVNGEEFTADVMKETLDRSSLGVLEPGSPVNLERPVRLSDRLGGHLVQGHVDGVGRIVSRRAEERWHLVTVSVPAELSRYIVEKGSIAIDGVSLTVVEAGPEQLSVSLIPTTLELTTLGRKGPGDPVNLEVDVIAKYVERLTAHRTAEPAR; via the coding sequence ATGTTCACCGGCATTGTCGAGGAGCTCGGCGAGGTCGTCGCGGTGGAACCCGCCGGGGACTCGGCCCGGCTGACCGTGCGCGGTCCGCTGGTCACCCAGGACGCCGTGCACGGCGCCTCCATCGCGGTCAACGGGGTCTGCTTGACCGTGGTGGAGGTGAACGGCGAGGAGTTCACCGCCGATGTGATGAAAGAGACGCTCGACCGTTCCAGCCTCGGCGTCCTGGAACCCGGTTCGCCGGTCAACCTGGAACGGCCCGTGCGGCTGTCGGACCGGCTCGGCGGGCATCTGGTGCAAGGGCATGTGGACGGCGTGGGACGGATCGTCTCCCGGCGGGCCGAGGAACGCTGGCACCTGGTGACCGTCTCGGTGCCCGCCGAGCTGAGCAGGTACATCGTCGAAAAAGGCTCGATCGCCATCGACGGCGTCAGCCTGACCGTGGTGGAGGCCGGGCCGGAGCAGCTGTCGGTCTCGCTGATCCCGACCACCTTGGAACTGACCACCTTGGGCCGCAAAGGCCCCGGCGACCCGGTCAACCTCGAGGTCGACGTCATCGCCAAGTACGTCGAGCGGCTCACCGCTCACCGCACGGCGGAGCCCGCCCGATGA
- the rpe gene encoding ribulose-phosphate 3-epimerase: protein MAAKIFPSILSADFARLAEEVALISDDADWVHVDVMDNHFVPNLTLGLPVVESLVKHSALPLDCHLMIEDPDRWAPAYAEVGAGSVTIHAEAAKAPIRTLRAIRAAGARAGLGINPATPLEPYEELLGEIDMLLLMTVEPGFGGQKFLDLVLPKVRRARQLIKSRDLAVWLQVDGGVSAETIERCAEAGADVFVAGNAVYGADDPAEAVRLLRAKAEAAGA, encoded by the coding sequence ATGGCCGCAAAGATCTTTCCCAGCATCCTGTCCGCCGACTTCGCCCGCCTGGCCGAGGAGGTCGCGCTGATCTCCGACGACGCCGACTGGGTGCACGTCGATGTGATGGACAACCACTTCGTGCCCAACCTCACGCTGGGCCTGCCGGTCGTGGAGTCGCTGGTCAAGCACAGCGCGCTGCCGCTGGACTGCCACCTGATGATCGAGGACCCCGACCGCTGGGCCCCCGCCTACGCCGAGGTCGGCGCCGGCAGCGTGACCATTCACGCCGAAGCGGCCAAGGCCCCGATCCGCACCCTGCGCGCCATCCGCGCCGCCGGGGCGCGGGCCGGGCTGGGCATCAACCCGGCCACCCCGCTGGAGCCGTACGAGGAGCTGCTGGGCGAGATCGACATGCTGCTGCTGATGACCGTCGAGCCCGGTTTCGGCGGCCAGAAGTTCCTGGACCTGGTGCTGCCCAAGGTCCGCCGCGCCCGCCAGCTGATCAAAAGCCGGGACCTTGCGGTCTGGCTGCAGGTCGACGGCGGGGTCAGCGCCGAGACCATCGAACGCTGCGCCGAGGCCGGCGCCGATGTGTTCGTGGCCGGCAACGCCGTCTACGGTGCCGACGACCCGGCCGAGGCCGTCCGCCTGCTGCGCGCCAAGGCCGAGGCCGCCGGGGCCTGA
- a CDS encoding phosphatase PAP2 family protein, protein MTEFMQAASFIGGTGFYLSLLVVAFWCVSPRPAATVGVALALSGTVNAVLKLVFAQPRPYWNDPQGMAHAAEPTFGMPSGHAQAAVVVWGLLAVHVTRRGRPVGLPGPLPALRPGWVWAPAGAVIVLVGVSRVYLGVHSAGQVAAGWAVGAVLLAGVVRFGPRLLARWRALRIGWQVTLSAAVTLGAVAGALAALAPPGEWGRLLVDGAAVAGPERAGLEDALQAAGLLGGLAAGLSVTARRGWFTAGGPPPRRAARLPVGLAGLAVINLTVGFGPAPPALLCGRLLSGLWIGAGAVEVFVRAGLARRSTPALPRTGEPAMAEDT, encoded by the coding sequence GTGACGGAGTTCATGCAGGCCGCGTCGTTCATCGGCGGGACGGGGTTCTACCTGTCGCTGCTGGTGGTGGCGTTCTGGTGCGTCTCGCCCCGCCCCGCCGCGACCGTGGGCGTGGCGCTGGCCCTGAGCGGGACGGTCAACGCGGTGCTGAAGCTGGTCTTCGCCCAGCCGCGGCCGTACTGGAACGACCCGCAGGGGATGGCGCACGCGGCGGAACCGACCTTCGGCATGCCCTCCGGTCACGCCCAGGCGGCCGTGGTCGTCTGGGGGCTGCTGGCCGTGCACGTCACCCGGCGGGGGCGCCCTGTCGGGCTTCCCGGGCCGCTGCCGGCGCTGCGGCCCGGTTGGGTCTGGGCGCCGGCCGGGGCGGTGATCGTCCTGGTCGGGGTGTCCCGGGTGTATCTGGGGGTGCATTCGGCGGGCCAGGTGGCGGCGGGCTGGGCGGTCGGCGCGGTGCTGCTGGCCGGGGTCGTCCGGTTCGGGCCCCGGCTCCTTGCCCGGTGGCGTGCCCTGCGGATCGGGTGGCAGGTGACGCTGAGCGCGGCGGTGACGCTGGGCGCGGTGGCGGGCGCCCTGGCCGCCCTGGCGCCGCCGGGGGAGTGGGGGAGGCTTCTGGTGGACGGCGCGGCCGTGGCCGGTCCCGAGCGGGCCGGCCTGGAAGACGCGCTGCAGGCCGCCGGGCTGCTGGGCGGCCTGGCGGCGGGGCTGTCCGTGACGGCCCGCCGCGGCTGGTTCACCGCCGGCGGTCCGCCGCCGCGCCGGGCGGCCCGTCTCCCGGTCGGGCTGGCCGGCCTGGCGGTGATCAATCTCACGGTGGGGTTCGGCCCGGCCCCGCCGGCGCTGCTGTGCGGCCGGCTGCTGAGCGGCCTGTGGATCGGCGCCGGGGCCGTGGAGGTGTTCGTGCGAGCGGGGTTGGCCCGGCGTTCCACCCCCGCCCTCCCCCGGACGGGTGAACCCGCCATGGCCGAGGACACCTAG